One Pseudorhodoplanes sinuspersici DNA segment encodes these proteins:
- the ilvC gene encoding ketol-acid reductoisomerase, with amino-acid sequence MRVYYDRDADLNLIKGKKVAIVGYGSQGHAHALNLRDSGVKDVAIALRKGSASAKKAEGEKFKVMEVAEAAKWADVVMMLTPDELQGDIYRDHLHANMKEGAALLFAHGLNVHFNLIEPRADLDVLMVAPKGPGHTVRGEYLKGGGVPCLIAIDKDSSGNAHDLGLSYASAIGGGRAGIIETTFKEECETDLFGEQAVLCGGTVELIRAGYETLVEAGYAPEMAYFECLHELKLIVDLIYEGGIANMNYSISNTAEYGEYVTGPRIITPETKAEMKRVLNDIQSGKFTRDWMLENKVNQASFKATRARANAHDIEKVGEKLREMMPWIKKGALVDKAKN; translated from the coding sequence ATGCGTGTTTATTATGACCGGGATGCCGACCTGAACCTGATCAAGGGCAAGAAGGTCGCCATTGTCGGCTATGGCAGCCAGGGCCATGCCCATGCGCTCAACTTGCGCGATTCCGGCGTAAAGGATGTGGCCATCGCGCTCCGCAAGGGTTCGGCCTCGGCCAAGAAGGCCGAAGGCGAGAAGTTCAAGGTCATGGAGGTGGCCGAGGCCGCCAAGTGGGCCGACGTGGTCATGATGCTGACCCCGGACGAATTGCAGGGCGACATCTACCGCGATCACCTGCATGCCAACATGAAGGAAGGCGCGGCGCTGCTGTTCGCCCACGGCCTCAACGTGCATTTCAACCTGATCGAGCCGCGCGCCGATCTCGACGTGCTGATGGTCGCCCCGAAGGGCCCCGGCCACACCGTGCGCGGCGAATATCTCAAGGGCGGCGGCGTGCCCTGCCTGATCGCGATCGACAAGGACTCGTCCGGCAACGCCCATGACCTCGGCCTGTCCTACGCCTCGGCGATCGGCGGCGGCCGTGCGGGCATCATCGAAACCACCTTCAAGGAAGAGTGCGAGACCGATCTGTTCGGTGAGCAGGCCGTGCTCTGCGGCGGCACGGTGGAACTGATCCGCGCCGGTTATGAGACGCTGGTGGAAGCGGGCTATGCGCCGGAGATGGCGTATTTCGAATGCCTGCACGAACTGAAGCTGATCGTCGACCTGATCTACGAAGGCGGCATCGCCAACATGAACTACTCGATCTCCAACACCGCCGAATACGGCGAGTATGTCACCGGTCCGCGCATCATCACGCCGGAAACCAAGGCTGAAATGAAGCGCGTGCTGAACGACATCCAGTCCGGCAAGTTCACCCGCGACTGGATGCTGGAGAACAAGGTCAATCAGGCCTCGTTCAAGGCGACCCGCGCGCGGGCCAACGCCCACGATATCGAGAAAGTGGGCGAGAAGCTGCGCGAGATGATGCCGTGGATCAAGAAGGGCGCGCTGGTCGACAAGGCCAAGAACTGA
- a CDS encoding tripartite tricarboxylate transporter substrate binding protein has translation MFDKKACCIIALMVSLLVPVTASAQGSRNIELIVPFPAGGVTDLVARILSERLSKDLDQTIVVINRDGAGGTIGATATAVAAPDGVTLGFSAMGVITGRPHLRSDLRYNVNSFDYICQVAITPTVIVVSPESPYRSLKDLFDQARQTPDKLTYGHPGHGSIPHLQMLDLSSRAGVTLTSVPFRGDAPARTALIGKHIDIQMSGDAGGIGNMRALAIIARERTPSLPDVPTTNELGFGEGFATPFGLYAPKGVPAAALTRLRKACADTVASQSFRAAMTKSGQTVDYFDGPEFAARMEQVSRLVGDLVEKMPALKN, from the coding sequence ATGTTCGACAAGAAGGCATGTTGTATTATTGCGCTCATGGTCTCGCTGCTGGTGCCGGTGACGGCATCCGCACAAGGCTCGCGCAACATTGAGCTTATCGTTCCGTTTCCTGCGGGCGGCGTCACCGATCTGGTTGCGCGGATACTGTCGGAGCGCTTGTCGAAAGACCTCGATCAAACGATCGTCGTGATCAACAGAGACGGCGCGGGCGGTACCATCGGTGCGACCGCGACGGCGGTGGCGGCACCGGATGGCGTCACACTGGGCTTTTCGGCGATGGGGGTCATCACCGGCCGGCCGCATCTGCGCAGCGATCTGCGCTACAATGTGAATTCATTCGACTATATCTGCCAGGTGGCGATTACGCCGACCGTGATTGTGGTATCGCCCGAGAGCCCCTATCGGTCGCTGAAGGATCTGTTCGATCAGGCTCGCCAAACACCTGACAAACTCACCTACGGCCATCCCGGGCACGGCAGCATCCCGCATCTGCAGATGCTCGATCTGTCTTCGCGAGCCGGCGTTACGCTGACGTCGGTGCCGTTCCGCGGCGACGCGCCGGCACGCACCGCATTGATCGGAAAGCATATCGACATTCAGATGTCGGGCGACGCCGGGGGTATCGGCAATATGCGCGCGCTGGCGATCATCGCGCGCGAACGCACGCCAAGTTTGCCGGATGTGCCGACCACGAACGAACTCGGCTTCGGCGAGGGCTTTGCGACACCGTTCGGCTTATATGCGCCGAAGGGCGTGCCGGCGGCTGCGCTGACCCGGTTGCGCAAGGCTTGCGCAGATACGGTGGCGTCCCAGAGCTTTCGCGCGGCGATGACGAAATCCGGACAGACGGTCGATTATTTCGATGGGCCGGAATTCGCCGCGCGGATGGAGCAGGT
- a CDS encoding sulfate/molybdate ABC transporter ATP-binding protein, protein MKIDIRNVTKRFGDFTALNGVDLEVKSGELVALLGPSGSGKTTLLRIIAGLEWPDTGHVMFDGTDALSRSVRERHVGFVFQHYALFRHMSVFENIAFGLRVRPRRQRLSEEKIRQKVDELLDLVQLKWLADRYPSQLSGGQRQRIALARALAIEPRVLLLDEPFGALDAKVRKELRRWLRSLHEDIHVTSVFVTHDQEEALEVADRVVVMDKGRIEQVGAPEDVHDRPATAFVHEFIGESLMLPITVQDQRVHVEGRPLSIDPQGAANGAARLFVRPHEIDVVAADGATLTGVVKRVHGLGAARRVEVLLSAPETLVEIDTPRNLPVEVGATIGLKPQRYRIFADPH, encoded by the coding sequence ATGAAAATCGACATTCGCAATGTCACCAAGCGCTTCGGCGACTTTACGGCGCTGAATGGCGTCGACCTCGAAGTGAAGTCGGGCGAACTGGTCGCGTTGCTTGGCCCATCCGGCTCCGGCAAGACGACGCTGCTGCGGATCATTGCCGGTCTCGAATGGCCAGACACCGGCCACGTTATGTTTGATGGTACCGATGCCTTGTCGCGCAGTGTGCGCGAGCGCCATGTCGGCTTCGTGTTCCAGCATTATGCGCTGTTCCGGCATATGAGCGTGTTCGAGAATATCGCATTCGGTCTGCGGGTGCGGCCGCGCCGTCAGCGTCTCAGCGAGGAGAAGATTCGCCAGAAGGTCGACGAATTGCTTGACCTTGTGCAGCTCAAATGGCTGGCGGACCGATATCCGTCGCAACTCTCCGGCGGGCAGCGCCAGCGTATCGCGCTGGCGCGCGCGCTGGCGATCGAGCCGCGCGTTCTGCTGCTCGACGAGCCATTCGGTGCGCTGGATGCAAAGGTGCGCAAGGAGCTGCGCCGCTGGCTGCGCAGCCTGCACGAGGACATCCACGTCACCTCGGTGTTCGTCACGCACGACCAGGAAGAAGCGCTGGAAGTCGCCGACCGCGTAGTGGTGATGGACAAGGGCCGGATCGAGCAAGTCGGTGCCCCCGAGGATGTACATGACCGCCCGGCGACAGCCTTCGTGCATGAATTCATCGGCGAGTCACTGATGCTGCCGATCACGGTGCAGGACCAGCGGGTGCATGTGGAAGGCCGGCCATTGTCGATCGATCCCCAAGGCGCTGCGAATGGGGCGGCCAGGCTGTTCGTGCGTCCGCACGAGATCGACGTGGTCGCCGCCGACGGAGCGACCCTTACGGGCGTGGTCAAGCGCGTGCACGGCCTTGGCGCGGCGCGGCGGGTCGAGGTGTTGCTGTCGGCGCCGGAAACGCTGGTCGAGATCGACACCCCGCGGAACCTGCCGGTCGAAGTCGGTGCCACCATCGGCCTCAAGCCGCAGCGCTACCGGATTTTTGCCGACCCGCACTAG